One genomic window of Amphiura filiformis chromosome 3, Afil_fr2py, whole genome shotgun sequence includes the following:
- the LOC140148940 gene encoding uncharacterized protein: protein MAAPLARLVKKGVHLTTIINSVRHYGIKHQTLLQHRFQPVCSQHMRIAGDSLATRLSRQCIIGSPGSRPFSSLTSHTGTSIAPTTVSCYPQSSQLLQPTIRFLVQPKRTIIRYSLGKGKKKTVKAVVSRFYRFNSGLWLRCRAGRSKGLWKKSLKRRKRLKPFVFCSGPQSKKLDLMVTAYWRRQKNIPDDPLAPFENRNWFGYKEYPGRRQVNKMYEKGLPINMPYNKKQF, encoded by the exons ATGGCTGCGCCCTTGGCAAGACTTGTGAAAAAAGGAG TTCATCTGACAACAATCATAAATTCTGTGAGACATTATGGAATCAAACACCAAACATTACTGCAGCACAGGTTTCAGCCTGTATGTTCTCAGCATATGAGAATAGCAGGTGACTCTCTAGCCACAAGATTAAGCAGGCAATGTATCATAGGAAGTCCAGGGAGCCGTCCATTCTCATCCCTTACTTCACACACAGGAACCAGCATTGCACCAACAACCGTATCCTGCTACCCTCA ATCATCACAGTTATTGCAGCCAACCATCAGGTTCCTGGTACAACCAAAGAGAACCATTATTAGATACAGCTTGGGTAAAGGGAAGAAGAAAACGGTCAAGGCTGTTGTATCTCGCTTCTACAGGTTTAACAG TGGATTATGGTTGCGATGCAGAGCAGGCCGCAGTAAAGGCCTCTGGAAGAAAAGTCTCAAACGCCGTAAACGACTCAAACCATTTGTATTTTGTAGTGGTCCACAGAGCAAGAAATTAGACTTGATGGTGACAGCATATTGGAGACGGCAAAAGAACATCCCAGATGATCCTTTGGCACCATTTGAAAATAGGAACTGGTTTGGATATAAGGAGTATCCTGGTCGTCGTCAAGTAAACAAAATGTACGAAAAAGGACTGCCGATAAATATGCCATATAACAAGAAACAGTTTTGA